The following are encoded together in the Pedobacter sp. D749 genome:
- a CDS encoding LptE family protein: MMKIRIFTLILLASVFSACSYKFSGASTTGLKTVVVRVFENNAPLVVPTLSNQITESLKSRIRNQTKLIISPTGEGDASFEGRITGYDIKPVALQNSATPTSGANRLTITVSVKYKNNIKEHEKESFEESFTKFFDFPINGAPIQTLLPGAIENINKQLSEDIFNRAFAQW, encoded by the coding sequence ATGATGAAAATTAGAATATTTACCCTAATCCTGCTTGCCTCCGTTTTTAGCGCATGCTCTTATAAATTTAGTGGAGCATCAACAACAGGATTAAAAACGGTGGTGGTTCGGGTATTTGAAAATAATGCACCGTTAGTGGTGCCAACATTGAGTAACCAGATTACAGAATCGTTAAAAAGCCGGATCCGTAACCAAACCAAATTGATTATTTCTCCTACAGGTGAGGGCGATGCTTCATTCGAAGGGCGAATAACAGGTTACGATATTAAACCGGTTGCACTTCAAAATAGTGCTACGCCAACCTCTGGAGCAAACAGATTAACCATAACCGTTTCGGTAAAGTATAAGAACAATATAAAAGAACACGAAAAAGAAAGTTTTGAAGAAAGCTTTACCAAATTTTTCGATTTTCCGATCAATGGAGCACCAATTCAAACCTTATTGCCTGGAGCTATCGAAAACATTAACAAACAATTATCCGAAGATATTTTTAACCGTGCATTTGCGCAATGGTAA
- a CDS encoding sigma 54-interacting transcriptional regulator encodes MDTQNIKQRFGIIGNSPLLNRAIDIASQVAPTDMSVLITGESGSGKEVFSQIIHQMSARKHGAFIAVNCGAIPEGTIDSELFGHEKGSFTGAHEARKGYFEVANGGTIFLDEVAELPLGTQARLLRILESGEYLRVGSSKVQKTDVRIIAATNVDVYNRVKNGKFREDLYYRLNTVPLRIPALQERKEDIYLLFRKFAADFSDKYRSPALHLEPDAVQILTNYSWPGNVRQLKNIAEQICVLEKDRNVTGQAILNYIPNEAGSNLPMAINAQSKEDFTERDILYKVLFDMKKDMVELKKLVAEIIQHGGNTATVLADNPQYINQLYRDVELPSGQEHAFTIQQPTPGNNNNNNNNNADYFAHEAEEVEESLSLVDKESDLIKKALKKHKGKRKFAAQELGISERTLYRKIKELNL; translated from the coding sequence ATGGATACACAAAATATTAAACAACGCTTCGGTATTATTGGCAATTCGCCTCTACTTAACCGGGCCATAGATATTGCAAGCCAGGTAGCACCAACCGATATGTCGGTATTAATAACGGGCGAAAGTGGGAGTGGTAAAGAGGTATTCTCACAGATTATCCATCAAATGAGTGCCCGTAAGCACGGTGCTTTTATTGCGGTAAACTGTGGTGCCATTCCTGAAGGAACGATAGATTCTGAGCTTTTTGGTCACGAAAAAGGATCATTTACCGGTGCGCACGAAGCCCGTAAAGGATATTTTGAGGTGGCGAATGGTGGTACCATCTTTTTAGACGAGGTTGCTGAATTGCCTTTAGGTACACAGGCCCGTTTATTGCGTATTTTAGAAAGTGGCGAATATTTGCGCGTGGGTTCGTCTAAAGTACAGAAAACAGATGTCCGTATTATTGCGGCCACTAACGTTGATGTATATAACCGCGTTAAGAACGGAAAATTTCGCGAAGATTTATATTACAGGTTAAATACTGTTCCATTGCGCATACCGGCTTTGCAAGAGCGTAAAGAAGATATTTATTTATTATTCAGAAAATTCGCTGCCGATTTTAGTGATAAGTACCGTAGTCCGGCATTACATCTCGAACCAGATGCCGTTCAGATTTTAACCAATTATAGCTGGCCAGGTAATGTTCGCCAGTTAAAAAATATTGCCGAGCAAATCTGTGTATTGGAAAAAGACCGGAATGTAACCGGGCAGGCCATTTTAAACTATATCCCGAACGAAGCTGGAAGTAATTTGCCAATGGCGATTAACGCTCAGTCCAAAGAAGATTTTACAGAAAGAGATATTTTGTACAAGGTGCTTTTTGATATGAAAAAGGATATGGTTGAGCTTAAAAAACTCGTTGCCGAAATTATTCAGCATGGTGGAAATACTGCGACTGTTTTGGCTGACAACCCACAATATATCAATCAGCTGTACCGCGATGTAGAATTGCCGTCAGGCCAGGAGCATGCCTTTACCATTCAGCAGCCTACACCAGGCAATAATAATAACAACAACAATAACAATGCTGATTATTTTGCGCACGAGGCAGAAGAAGTAGAAGAATCTTTGTCGTTAGTGGATAAAGAATCAGACCTGATTAAAAAAGCATTGAAAAAACACAAGGGTAAACGTAAGTTTGCTGCTCAGGAGCTGGGTATTTCAGAACGTACTTTGTACAGGAAGATTAAAGAATTGAACCTGTAA